Proteins encoded within one genomic window of Halorussus salilacus:
- a CDS encoding 60S ribosomal export protein NMD3: MTTETREFCPNCGDPIENDPAERPVVPDAAGMRGKEQKLCDACYFDRFDLVDAPDRIEVRVCSRCGAVHRGNRWVDVDARDYTDVAIEAVSESLGVHLDARDVSWQVDPEQVDQNTIRMHCRFSGLVRDTFVEEEVVVPVKISRETCTRCGRIAGDYYASIVQVRAEDRTPTAEEVERAEEIAHEIVADMEATGDRDAFVTEVNETDDGVDLKVSTNKIGMKVARKVVEEFGGSYSDSETLVTEDEDGNEVYRVTYAIRLPPYAPGEIIDPEDGDGPVLVRSVRGNLKGTRLTTGEPYEASFEEGDAPEARRLADLDDAAETTLVTVEDERAVQVLDPETYRAETVARPDYLDPDAETVPVVKTRAGLHVVPER, from the coding sequence ATGACGACAGAGACCCGCGAGTTCTGCCCGAACTGCGGGGACCCCATCGAGAACGACCCCGCCGAGCGCCCGGTGGTACCGGATGCGGCCGGGATGCGGGGCAAGGAGCAGAAGCTCTGCGACGCGTGCTACTTCGACCGGTTCGACCTCGTGGACGCGCCCGACCGCATCGAGGTCCGGGTCTGCTCGCGCTGCGGGGCGGTCCACCGCGGCAACCGCTGGGTCGACGTGGACGCCCGCGACTACACCGACGTCGCCATCGAGGCGGTCAGCGAGTCGCTCGGGGTCCACCTCGATGCCCGCGACGTGTCGTGGCAGGTCGACCCCGAGCAGGTCGACCAGAACACCATCCGGATGCACTGTCGCTTCTCGGGACTCGTCCGCGACACCTTCGTCGAGGAGGAGGTCGTCGTCCCCGTGAAAATCTCCAGAGAGACCTGCACCCGATGCGGTCGCATCGCGGGCGACTACTACGCCAGCATCGTGCAGGTCCGCGCCGAGGACCGGACGCCGACCGCCGAGGAGGTCGAGCGCGCCGAGGAGATCGCCCACGAAATCGTCGCCGACATGGAGGCGACCGGCGACCGCGACGCGTTCGTGACCGAGGTCAACGAGACCGACGACGGCGTCGACCTCAAGGTCTCGACCAACAAAATCGGGATGAAGGTCGCCCGGAAGGTCGTCGAGGAGTTCGGCGGGAGCTACTCGGATTCGGAGACGCTGGTCACCGAGGACGAGGACGGCAACGAGGTCTACCGGGTGACCTACGCGATTCGCCTGCCGCCGTACGCGCCCGGCGAGATAATCGACCCCGAGGACGGCGACGGCCCGGTCCTCGTCCGGAGCGTCCGCGGGAACCTCAAGGGGACCAGACTCACCACGGGCGAACCCTACGAGGCGTCGTTCGAGGAGGGCGACGCGCCCGAGGCGCGTCGCCTCGCCGACCTCGACGACGCCGCGGAGACGACCCTCGTCACGGTCGAGGACGAGCGCGCGGTGCAGGTGCTCGACCCCGAGACGTACCGCGCCGAGACGGTCGCCCGCCCAGACTACCTCGACCCCGACGCCGAGACCGTGCCGGTGGTCAAGACGCGGGCGGGCCTCCACGTCGTGCCCGAGCGATGA
- a CDS encoding aminotransferase family protein, which yields MSEQLATSTGPVPHWSDGDGEVPTVTRGEGAYVYDEEGTEYLDFLSQLYCVNAGHSNDAIVEAMAEQARRIPYVSSSKHNDARSALADRLAEVAPDGLSDVYFAVSGSEANESAVQFARAHQDAHKVLTRWRSYHGGTYGAGALTGDPGTRATLERHAATSGSGKFLPPLPGAFDAETPEELAEQAADHLEFVIRNEGPDSVAAVLTEPIGGTSGAYPAPPGYFERVRDICDEYDVLLISDEVITGFGRCGDWFGIQTEGVTPDAITFAKGVTSAYAPLAGVLVNDALGAELRAEGVDLGQTFAGHPVACAAGVAAMDAYDDGLVDNCRDLAPVLESELRGLAEAYDAISDVRGRGLLWGVEFADPETGDPFVDPWAGDQGEEGDNPVAEVREVATEKGVLVGGGRPDIQLIIAPPLCVGEAEIREAVGVLGDAVGEVFG from the coding sequence ATGAGCGAGCAACTGGCGACGTCCACCGGCCCGGTCCCGCACTGGTCGGACGGCGACGGGGAGGTCCCGACCGTCACCCGCGGAGAGGGCGCGTACGTCTACGACGAGGAGGGCACCGAGTACCTCGACTTCCTCTCGCAACTCTACTGCGTCAACGCGGGCCACAGCAACGACGCCATCGTCGAGGCGATGGCCGAACAGGCCCGCCGGATTCCGTACGTCTCCTCGTCGAAGCACAACGACGCGCGCTCGGCGCTGGCCGACCGACTCGCGGAGGTCGCGCCCGACGGCCTCTCGGACGTGTACTTCGCGGTCTCCGGAAGCGAGGCCAACGAGTCGGCCGTCCAGTTCGCCCGCGCCCATCAGGACGCCCACAAGGTCCTGACCCGCTGGCGGTCGTACCACGGCGGCACCTACGGCGCTGGCGCGCTCACCGGCGACCCCGGCACGCGCGCGACCCTCGAACGCCACGCCGCGACCTCGGGGTCCGGGAAGTTCCTCCCGCCGCTTCCCGGCGCGTTCGACGCCGAGACGCCCGAAGAACTGGCCGAGCAGGCGGCCGACCACCTCGAATTCGTGATCCGAAACGAGGGTCCCGACTCGGTCGCCGCGGTCCTCACCGAACCCATCGGCGGGACCAGCGGGGCCTACCCCGCGCCGCCGGGCTACTTCGAGCGCGTCCGCGACATCTGCGACGAGTACGACGTCCTCCTGATTTCGGACGAGGTCATCACCGGATTCGGCCGGTGTGGCGACTGGTTCGGCATCCAGACCGAGGGCGTGACTCCGGACGCGATCACCTTCGCGAAGGGCGTCACGAGCGCCTACGCGCCGCTCGCGGGCGTCCTCGTGAACGACGCCCTCGGCGCGGAACTCCGCGCCGAGGGCGTGGACCTGGGCCAGACCTTCGCGGGCCACCCGGTCGCGTGCGCCGCGGGGGTCGCCGCGATGGACGCCTACGACGACGGCCTCGTCGACAACTGTCGGGACCTCGCGCCCGTCCTCGAATCCGAACTCCGCGGCCTCGCGGAGGCTTACGACGCGATTTCGGACGTTCGCGGCAGGGGCTTGCTCTGGGGCGTCGAGTTCGCCGACCCCGAGACGGGCGACCCCTTCGTGGACCCGTGGGCGGGCGACCAGGGCGAGGAGGGCGACAACCCCGTCGCCGAGGTCCGGGAGGTCGCCACGGAGAAGGGCGTGCTGGTCGGCGGCGGGCGGCCCGACATCCAGCTCATAATCGCGCCGCCGCTGTGCGTCGGCGAGGCCGAGATTCGCGAGGCAGTCGGCGTGCTGGGCGACGCCGTGGGCGAGGTGTTCGGGTAG
- a CDS encoding CPBP family intramembrane glutamic endopeptidase, giving the protein MSHRTAGPVRSIATATGVSALGVVFSVLLSIPVFVVSLDLVTQFVAALVLSELGFVAAALVFLRVTRRGLGYLDIGLLDRRALGFVIAGTVGLFVFRIAAILAAQAAGLPLAGNSVTQLAEEGLLVTLLALVPLSILVIGPAEELLFRGVVQRYLAESLPEFGAVALASVLFALVHVPTTFVATPDPLAVGVTLAILFGLSMLLGYLYVWTDNLLVPILVHGFYDALLFALAYAALSSDGLPTVVA; this is encoded by the coding sequence ATGTCCCACCGCACTGCCGGGCCGGTCCGGAGCATCGCCACCGCGACCGGCGTCTCGGCCCTCGGGGTCGTGTTCAGCGTCCTGCTGTCGATTCCCGTGTTCGTGGTCTCGCTCGACCTCGTGACCCAGTTCGTCGCGGCGCTCGTCCTCTCGGAACTGGGATTCGTGGCGGCCGCGCTCGTCTTCCTCCGCGTGACGCGTCGGGGGCTGGGCTACCTCGATATCGGACTGCTGGACCGCCGGGCGCTCGGATTCGTCATCGCCGGGACCGTCGGCCTGTTCGTCTTTCGTATCGCCGCCATCCTCGCCGCGCAGGCGGCGGGCCTCCCGCTCGCGGGCAACTCTGTCACCCAGCTCGCCGAGGAGGGCCTGCTGGTGACCCTGCTCGCGCTGGTCCCGCTGTCGATACTCGTCATCGGCCCGGCCGAGGAACTCCTGTTCCGCGGCGTGGTCCAGCGGTACCTCGCCGAGTCGCTCCCGGAGTTCGGCGCGGTCGCGCTCGCCAGCGTCCTGTTCGCGCTCGTCCACGTCCCGACCACGTTCGTGGCGACGCCCGACCCGCTCGCGGTGGGCGTGACCCTCGCCATCCTGTTCGGCCTGTCGATGTTGCTGGGCTACCTCTACGTCTGGACCGACAACCTCCTCGTGCCGATTCTGGTCCACGGCTTCTACGACGCTCTCCTGTTCGCGCTGGCGTACGCGGCCCTCTCCTCGGACGGTCTTCCGACGGTGGTCGCCTGA
- the htpX gene encoding zinc metalloprotease HtpX codes for MKWKADWGLRARMVLTMFLLFALYIVFIGVLSRFASLLGLVLVMGAFSLGQFFFSDKLTLWSMGAKEVSEDDYPELHRMVGRLSQQADLPKPKVAVVDSRVPNAFATGRSQKNAAVAVTTGLMRSLDQEELEGVLAHELAHVKNRDMMVMTIASFLSTIAFLVVRWGWWFGGGGDSRNQAPVWVAIVASLVVWVVSFFLIRALSRYREFAADRGAATITGKPAALASALMKISGEMDKVPKDDLRSESEMNAFFIIPIKSGLISKLFSTHPDTEKRIEALRDLERQMESA; via the coding sequence ATGAAGTGGAAAGCAGACTGGGGACTTCGGGCACGCATGGTGCTGACGATGTTCCTGCTGTTCGCGCTGTACATCGTCTTCATCGGCGTGCTCTCGCGGTTCGCGAGCCTGCTCGGACTGGTGCTGGTGATGGGCGCGTTCTCGCTGGGCCAGTTCTTCTTCAGCGACAAGCTCACGCTGTGGAGCATGGGCGCGAAGGAAGTGAGCGAAGACGACTATCCGGAACTCCACCGGATGGTCGGGCGGCTCTCCCAGCAGGCCGACCTGCCCAAGCCGAAGGTCGCGGTCGTCGACAGCCGGGTCCCGAACGCGTTCGCCACGGGGCGCTCGCAGAAGAACGCCGCGGTCGCGGTGACGACCGGGCTGATGCGGTCGCTCGACCAGGAGGAGTTGGAGGGCGTGCTGGCCCACGAGCTCGCCCACGTCAAGAACCGCGACATGATGGTGATGACCATCGCGTCGTTCCTCTCGACCATCGCGTTCCTCGTGGTCCGGTGGGGCTGGTGGTTCGGCGGTGGCGGCGACAGTCGGAATCAGGCCCCCGTGTGGGTCGCCATCGTCGCCTCGCTCGTGGTGTGGGTCGTGAGCTTCTTCCTCATCCGGGCGCTCTCGCGGTACCGCGAGTTCGCGGCCGACCGGGGCGCGGCGACCATCACCGGCAAGCCCGCGGCGCTCGCGTCGGCGCTGATGAAGATCTCGGGCGAGATGGACAAGGTGCCGAAAGACGACCTCCGCTCGGAGTCGGAGATGAACGCGTTCTTCATCATCCCCATCAAGAGCGGTCTCATCAGCAAGCTGTTCAGCACCCACCCTGACACAGAAAAGCGCATCGAGGCGCTGCGTGACCTCGAACGCCAGATGGAGTCGGCCTGA
- a CDS encoding DsrE family protein — protein sequence MNAVLHFSGDESQQAHAIANARNLLEDDSTAVESVVLVANGDGVALLTSDSTDPGSVESLAEAGVALRACANSLKSRDLSEADLLDGVERVPAGVGEVVKRQADGHAYVKVP from the coding sequence ATGAACGCGGTACTCCACTTCAGCGGCGACGAGAGCCAGCAGGCCCACGCGATTGCGAACGCCCGGAACCTCCTCGAAGACGACTCGACCGCGGTCGAGTCGGTCGTCCTCGTGGCGAACGGCGACGGGGTCGCCCTGCTCACCAGCGACTCGACCGACCCGGGGTCGGTCGAGTCGCTGGCCGAGGCGGGCGTGGCCCTGCGCGCCTGCGCGAACAGCCTCAAGAGTCGGGACCTCTCGGAGGCCGACCTGCTCGACGGGGTCGAGCGCGTGCCCGCGGGCGTGGGCGAAGTAGTCAAACGGCAGGCCGACGGCCACGCCTACGTCAAGGTGCCGTGA
- the pspAB gene encoding PspA-associated protein PspAB, with the protein MGLFDGIREVLGIRAEADATRNADPEDLFGMSTAYITMEAELGYEAVGEAALCFSEVDNTDFRAAVDEVHEILEFGAEETGTEAEGHTDDYGYSWVVLRDDDYEDLVTSLHFAADTLIEHGYGSRLLAAVFGFERDGDPAYWVYSFRRGSYYPFAPTGTSDRDSGAEFKLESNLDGELEVESDKEYWYPLWPDAPGKHPWE; encoded by the coding sequence ATGGGACTGTTCGACGGAATCCGGGAGGTGCTCGGCATCCGCGCGGAGGCCGACGCGACCCGGAACGCCGACCCCGAGGACCTGTTCGGGATGAGCACGGCGTACATCACGATGGAGGCCGAACTGGGCTACGAGGCGGTCGGCGAGGCGGCGCTGTGCTTCTCGGAGGTGGACAACACCGACTTCCGGGCCGCCGTGGACGAGGTCCACGAGATACTGGAGTTCGGCGCGGAGGAGACCGGCACCGAGGCCGAGGGCCACACCGACGACTACGGCTACTCGTGGGTCGTCCTGCGCGACGACGACTACGAGGACCTCGTGACCAGCCTCCACTTCGCGGCCGACACGCTCATCGAGCACGGCTACGGCTCGCGACTGCTCGCGGCCGTCTTCGGATTCGAGCGTGACGGCGACCCCGCCTACTGGGTGTACTCGTTCCGCAGGGGTTCGTACTACCCGTTCGCTCCGACGGGGACGAGCGACCGCGACTCGGGCGCGGAGTTCAAACTGGAGAGCAACCTCGACGGCGAACTCGAGGTCGAGAGCGACAAGGAGTACTGGTACCCGCTGTGGCCCGACGCGCCCGGCAAGCACCCCTGGGAGTGA
- the radA gene encoding DNA repair and recombination protein RadA codes for MAADEDLEELPGVGPATAEKLRDAGFDSYPGLAVASPGELSNTADVGESTAADIVQAAREAADVGGFETGAAVLERREKIGKLEWKIEEVDELLGGGVETQSITEVYGEFGAGKSQVTHQLAVNVQLPREHGGLGGSAMFVDSEDTFRPERIDDMVRGLPDEAIQAAMDEREIDGSPGDDEAMEALVEDFLDKIHVAKAFNSNHQMLLAEKAQELASETQDDEYPVRLLCVDSLTAHFRAEYVGRGELAERQQKLNKHLHDLDKVGNLHNTAVVVTNQVASNPDSFFGDPTQPIGGNILGHKSTFRIYLRKSKGEKRIVRLVDAPNLADGEAVMRVEDGGLKPE; via the coding sequence ATGGCAGCAGACGAAGACCTCGAGGAACTCCCGGGCGTCGGCCCGGCGACCGCAGAGAAGCTCAGAGACGCAGGTTTCGACTCCTACCCCGGACTCGCGGTCGCGAGCCCCGGCGAGCTCTCGAACACCGCCGACGTGGGCGAGTCGACCGCCGCCGACATCGTACAGGCGGCCCGCGAGGCCGCCGACGTGGGCGGCTTCGAGACCGGCGCGGCCGTGCTGGAGCGCCGCGAGAAGATCGGGAAGCTCGAATGGAAGATCGAGGAGGTCGACGAACTGCTGGGCGGCGGCGTCGAGACCCAGTCCATCACCGAAGTGTACGGCGAGTTCGGTGCCGGGAAGTCTCAGGTCACCCACCAGCTCGCGGTCAACGTCCAGCTCCCGCGCGAACACGGCGGGCTCGGCGGGAGCGCCATGTTCGTCGACAGCGAGGACACCTTCCGGCCCGAGCGCATCGACGACATGGTCCGGGGACTCCCCGACGAGGCCATTCAGGCCGCGATGGACGAGCGCGAGATCGACGGGTCGCCCGGCGACGACGAGGCGATGGAGGCGCTGGTCGAGGACTTCCTCGACAAGATTCACGTCGCCAAGGCGTTCAACTCCAACCATCAGATGCTGCTCGCGGAGAAGGCACAGGAACTCGCGAGCGAGACCCAGGACGACGAGTACCCCGTCCGACTGCTCTGCGTCGACTCGCTCACCGCCCACTTCCGCGCGGAGTACGTCGGCCGTGGCGAACTCGCCGAGCGCCAGCAGAAGCTCAACAAGCACCTCCACGACCTCGACAAGGTCGGCAACCTCCACAACACCGCCGTCGTCGTGACGAATCAGGTCGCCTCGAACCCCGACTCGTTCTTCGGCGACCCGACCCAGCCCATCGGGGGCAACATCCTCGGCCACAAGTCGACCTTCCGCATCTACCTCCGGAAGTCGAAGGGCGAAAAGCGCATCGTCCGGCTGGTGGACGCGCCGAACCTCGCCGACGGCGAGGCCGTCATGCGCGTCGAGGACGGCGGGCTGAAGCCCGAGTAG
- a CDS encoding AI-2E family transporter, with amino-acid sequence MKARTGFAIVVVGTLAILSFLVVRPFLGYVLGAILLAFVFTPLQRRLAPAVGKQVSAVVLVVLAAVLVIGPVVGLVAVGLVEVESIPTSVDDLRGLRSVQESVESLLGIQLEPIIDRVFSGLTAGIGEQTSRIAEAGVHAFLGLLLLVFLLYYLLKDGDEFVAWTKRVTPLPRDVQDELYAEAEDATWAVLKGHIFVALVQGFVAGLGLFATGVPNAAFWTGVMVFLALVPIVGVAPVLGGAAVYLAIEGRPLAGVLVVVYGLTIVALVDDYLRAMVIEKGSSLHSAVILLGVFGAAYFLGPIGLFVGPIILALFKATVEVFSEYYGLSAF; translated from the coding sequence ATGAAAGCGCGAACGGGGTTCGCAATCGTCGTGGTCGGGACGCTGGCGATACTGTCGTTTCTCGTCGTGCGACCGTTCCTCGGCTACGTCCTCGGGGCGATACTGCTGGCGTTCGTGTTCACTCCCCTCCAGCGGCGGCTGGCTCCCGCGGTGGGCAAGCAGGTGTCGGCGGTCGTGCTCGTCGTCCTCGCGGCGGTGCTCGTCATCGGGCCGGTCGTCGGCCTCGTGGCGGTCGGGCTGGTGGAGGTCGAGAGCATCCCGACCTCCGTCGACGACCTCCGCGGATTGCGGTCGGTGCAGGAAAGCGTCGAGTCCCTCCTCGGAATCCAGCTCGAACCCATCATCGACCGGGTGTTCTCGGGGCTCACCGCGGGAATCGGAGAGCAGACGTCCCGTATCGCGGAGGCCGGAGTCCACGCGTTTCTGGGCCTCCTCCTGCTCGTGTTCCTGCTCTACTACCTGCTCAAGGACGGCGACGAGTTCGTGGCGTGGACCAAGCGCGTCACGCCGCTCCCCCGGGACGTGCAGGACGAACTCTACGCGGAGGCCGAGGACGCGACGTGGGCCGTGCTGAAGGGCCACATCTTCGTCGCACTGGTGCAGGGGTTCGTCGCGGGACTGGGTCTGTTCGCGACCGGCGTGCCCAACGCCGCGTTCTGGACCGGCGTGATGGTGTTCCTGGCGCTGGTCCCCATCGTCGGCGTCGCACCGGTGCTGGGCGGGGCGGCGGTCTATCTGGCGATAGAGGGCAGACCGCTCGCGGGCGTGCTGGTCGTGGTGTACGGACTCACCATCGTCGCGCTCGTCGACGACTACCTGCGGGCGATGGTCATCGAGAAGGGGTCGTCGCTCCACTCGGCGGTGATACTGCTGGGCGTGTTCGGCGCGGCGTACTTCCTCGGCCCCATCGGGCTGTTCGTCGGGCCGATAATCCTCGCGCTGTTCAAGGCGACCGTCGAGGTGTTCAGCGAGTACTACGGCCTGTCGGCGTTCTGA
- the sufU gene encoding Fe-S cluster assembly sulfur transfer protein SufU produces the protein MGMGSDMYRQQILDHYKNPRNYGELDEKTYSHAGENPMCGDEIAIDVKLDDDEETIERVAFRGDGCAISQASASMLSQKLAGMSVAEMREMDRDDVIDMLGVDISPMRVKCAVLAEKVVQDGAEIYEGEKELDKTTTEED, from the coding sequence ATGGGCATGGGCTCGGACATGTATCGCCAGCAGATTCTCGACCACTACAAGAACCCCCGGAACTACGGGGAACTGGACGAGAAGACCTACTCCCACGCTGGCGAGAACCCGATGTGCGGCGACGAGATCGCCATCGACGTGAAACTCGACGACGACGAGGAGACCATCGAACGCGTCGCCTTCCGGGGCGACGGCTGTGCCATCAGTCAGGCCAGCGCGAGCATGCTCTCCCAGAAGCTGGCGGGCATGTCGGTCGCGGAGATGCGCGAGATGGACCGCGACGACGTCATCGACATGCTCGGGGTGGACATCAGCCCGATGCGGGTCAAGTGCGCGGTTCTCGCCGAGAAGGTCGTTCAGGACGGCGCGGAGATCTACGAGGGCGAGAAGGAACTGGACAAGACGACGACCGAAGAGGACTGA
- a CDS encoding M48 family metalloprotease, with product MNWESDRSLQVRMVLTLAFVLALPFGFVYTLLFLLNTVGLDLLEFATNEPWNGQFYVNPVVLTAVVLGGFAAQYAFGRRVALRSAGAREVDAEEYPDLHATVTRLAARLDLPTPTVAVSRTAVPNAFTVGRSPESATVVVTEGLLDRLDDEELAAVLAHELAHVKNRDVAVMTLAYFLPTLTYFVAMGAYFVLKGVFHGLGGMGRSNGDGKGLAVAVVVLVVSSVLTLAVSAAFWVGSFLFFRLLSRYREFAADRGAVSLTGEPLALASALRTLDDTMTELPDRDLREQDGGLEALYVAPIDAPKFGSDRELISRDLFPETHPPTAERIERLRDLDAELEGR from the coding sequence ATGAACTGGGAGTCCGACAGGAGCCTGCAGGTCCGGATGGTGCTGACGCTGGCGTTCGTCCTCGCGCTCCCGTTCGGGTTCGTCTACACCCTCCTGTTCCTGCTCAACACGGTGGGGCTGGACCTCCTCGAATTCGCCACGAACGAGCCGTGGAACGGGCAGTTCTACGTGAATCCGGTCGTGCTCACCGCGGTCGTCCTCGGCGGGTTCGCCGCGCAGTACGCCTTCGGTCGGCGCGTCGCGCTCCGGTCGGCCGGTGCGCGGGAGGTCGACGCCGAGGAGTACCCCGACCTCCACGCGACGGTGACGCGGCTCGCCGCCCGTCTCGACCTGCCGACGCCGACGGTGGCGGTGAGCCGGACGGCGGTCCCGAACGCCTTCACCGTGGGTCGGTCGCCCGAGAGCGCGACGGTGGTCGTGACCGAGGGCCTGCTCGACCGACTCGACGACGAGGAACTGGCGGCCGTGCTGGCCCACGAACTCGCCCACGTCAAGAACCGCGACGTGGCGGTGATGACGCTCGCGTACTTCCTGCCGACGCTGACCTACTTCGTGGCGATGGGCGCGTACTTCGTGCTCAAGGGCGTCTTCCACGGTCTCGGCGGGATGGGCCGGAGCAACGGCGACGGCAAGGGGCTCGCGGTCGCCGTCGTCGTGCTCGTGGTGAGCAGCGTGCTGACGCTCGCGGTCTCGGCGGCGTTCTGGGTCGGGAGCTTCCTCTTTTTCCGACTCCTCTCGCGGTACCGCGAGTTCGCCGCCGACCGCGGTGCCGTGAGCCTCACGGGCGAGCCGCTGGCGCTCGCGAGCGCGCTGCGGACCCTCGACGACACGATGACCGAACTCCCCGACCGGGACCTCCGCGAGCAGGACGGCGGCCTCGAAGCGCTCTACGTCGCGCCGATAGACGCCCCGAAGTTCGGCTCCGACCGGGAGCTGATAAGCCGCGACCTGTTCCCCGAGACCCACCCCCCGACCGCCGAGCGCATCGAGCGGCTCCGGGACCTCGACGCGGAGCTGGAAGGGCGATGA
- a CDS encoding outer membrane protein assembly factor BamB family protein → MTPHPSRRRFLSLASLATAGIGALAGCGYRPGGGDVRWEGGIGTGSYLPDDVLAGADGETVFTVSRSSRDFDWETEEWGQYADLAARDAATGGVRGESQTEPVGAVAVGDGTLYVGHEDGGLSAFAADGEVGWRVETDDVIRELAASGDRVYAATDGGELVAFAADDGDPLWNTELEVSERGVALVASGDGAFAHREDTATSTAVTAFGSDGRERWHATLADDGVGNDPPVAGSDALYVPTRGKLFAVGLGDGEERWSRELDRRRGRPAVTDGAVVSADDETLYAFDPGDGEERWRFRPEGRWPDVTPPGAAEGVVCVGGSDDLHALDAADGSARWRAESEPVEGEPVVVGETVVVATDDGHFRGHWRE, encoded by the coding sequence ATGACCCCGCACCCCTCCCGACGTCGGTTCCTCTCGCTGGCGTCGCTCGCCACCGCAGGAATCGGGGCACTCGCTGGCTGTGGCTACCGACCCGGCGGTGGCGACGTCCGGTGGGAGGGGGGAATCGGCACGGGAAGCTACCTCCCCGACGACGTGCTCGCCGGAGCCGACGGCGAGACGGTGTTCACCGTGAGCCGGTCCTCGCGGGACTTCGACTGGGAGACCGAGGAGTGGGGCCAGTACGCCGACCTCGCGGCCCGAGACGCCGCCACGGGCGGGGTTCGCGGGGAGAGCCAGACCGAACCGGTCGGGGCGGTCGCGGTCGGGGACGGGACGCTGTACGTCGGCCACGAGGACGGCGGGCTGTCGGCGTTCGCCGCCGACGGCGAGGTCGGCTGGCGGGTCGAGACCGACGACGTTATCCGGGAACTCGCGGCGAGTGGCGACCGCGTCTACGCCGCGACCGACGGCGGTGAGCTCGTCGCGTTCGCGGCCGACGACGGCGACCCGCTCTGGAACACCGAACTGGAGGTTTCCGAACGCGGGGTCGCGCTCGTCGCGTCCGGAGACGGCGCGTTCGCCCACCGGGAGGACACCGCGACCTCGACGGCGGTGACGGCGTTCGGCTCGGACGGGCGAGAGCGGTGGCACGCGACCCTTGCGGACGACGGAGTCGGGAACGACCCGCCGGTCGCCGGGAGCGACGCGCTCTACGTCCCGACGCGAGGGAAGCTGTTCGCGGTCGGCCTCGGAGACGGCGAGGAGCGATGGTCGCGGGAACTCGACCGTCGTCGCGGTCGGCCCGCCGTCACCGACGGCGCGGTCGTTTCCGCCGACGACGAGACGCTCTACGCCTTCGACCCCGGCGACGGCGAGGAGCGCTGGCGCTTCCGGCCGGAGGGCCGGTGGCCGGACGTGACCCCGCCGGGCGCGGCCGAGGGAGTCGTCTGCGTCGGCGGAAGCGACGACCTCCACGCGCTCGACGCCGCCGACGGGAGCGCGCGCTGGCGGGCCGAGAGCGAACCGGTGGAGGGCGAACCGGTCGTCGTCGGGGAGACGGTGGTCGTCGCGACCGACGACGGCCACTTCAGGGGCCACTGGCGGGAGTGA
- a CDS encoding HD domain-containing protein, translating to MLEEVRARAQTYFDADIAPAHDWYHVERVAALATTLAEEYEVDETVLFAATWLHDIGRAREDRGEIEDHAEWGAREAGEILADGLGARAETVGAVQHCIRAHRFSNDVEPRTREAELLSDADNLDALGAVGIARCFAYGGELGQTLHDPDLPPEADDSTAGATQFNHFHKKILRLPDRMYTEAGRELAEERRAFVVEFLDRFEREVGGEV from the coding sequence ATGTTAGAAGAAGTCCGAGCGCGCGCCCAGACCTACTTCGACGCCGACATCGCTCCCGCCCACGACTGGTACCACGTCGAGCGCGTCGCCGCGCTCGCGACGACGCTCGCCGAGGAGTACGAGGTCGACGAGACCGTGTTGTTCGCCGCGACGTGGCTCCACGACATCGGCCGGGCGAGGGAAGACCGCGGTGAAATCGAGGACCACGCCGAGTGGGGCGCGCGGGAGGCGGGCGAGATCCTCGCCGACGGTCTCGGCGCTCGCGCCGAGACCGTCGGCGCGGTCCAGCACTGCATCCGGGCACATCGCTTCTCGAACGACGTGGAACCCCGGACCCGCGAGGCAGAACTCCTCTCGGACGCCGACAACCTCGACGCGCTCGGCGCGGTCGGAATCGCGCGGTGTTTCGCGTACGGCGGCGAACTCGGCCAGACCCTCCACGACCCCGACCTGCCGCCCGAGGCCGACGACTCGACCGCCGGGGCGACCCAGTTCAACCACTTCCACAAGAAGATCCTCCGTCTCCCCGACCGGATGTACACCGAGGCCGGTCGCGAACTCGCCGAGGAACGCAGGGCGTTCGTCGTCGAGTTCCTCGACCGCTTCGAGCGCGAAGTCGGCGGCGAGGTCTGA